Part of the Ornithinimicrobium flavum genome, CAGCAGAGGCTCGATCAACGCCCACTGCTCGTCCTCAAGAAACGCTTCACGATTCACGAGCCCCACACTCCCCGACCCCGACCCTCAGCCTTTGGAGACGACACGCCCTAGGGCCTTGAGCTCCTTGTCCGCGGCCTTGGTCCGGGCGTAGATCGTGGCCAGGTCAGCTGTCAGTTCCAGGGCGTGGGCCTTGCGGACCTTGCCGGCCGCCGTGGTGGGGCGGACCTTCTTGAGCAGCTCCTTGGCCTGGGCCGCGGACAGGAACGTCTTGGCTCCGCCGGGGATGAGCTCGAGCAGGAGCTTGTGCAGCTGGCACACCTTGCGGGTGTGCTCCTCGCCCAGGGAGCGGCGCCGGTCCACGCACATCCGCAAGATCTCGAGCTGCTCGTCATTGACGACCGGGCGCAGTCCGGTCATGCGGACCCCGACCAGGGCGATGGAGTGGGCGTCGGTGGCGTCGGTCTTGCGGCCCTGCCCGGTGGTGAAGATCCGCACCCGCGCCGACATCTTCGCCGGCACGTCGACCACGTCCTCACCGTCGGCGACCAGCCGGTCCGCGACGTGCTTGCCGATGCCGGCGCAGCCCTCGACCGCCCACACCCGGTGCGGCCACGCCCGGGCGTAGGCCAGCAACCGGCCGTACCCGTCGGCATCGGTGCCGAACCGTCCACCGCCCACTAGCGCCTCGTCGGCGGTCATGACCTCGATCGTGACGCTGGGCTTGTGCGGGTCCATCCCGATCACGACCCGCGGTGACTGCTCGTCCATGCTGTGCTCCCTTGCTCGCGACAACAACGGTGGTGTCGAGCTGGGAGGGCACCGCTACGTACGGCTGGGCATACCCCTCTTGAGCCTCTCGCAGCCCTGGCGGTGACCGGGACGACGCACGCCAATTGTGAGCCTCACACCCGGGGTGTGGGCAGCCGCAAAGAGGACGACCGTCCCGGTCACCTAGAACCGAGCCTGGCCGGCCCAATCCTGCCGTCTATGAAACACGTAGCCGCGTGGCGCGTTCATACCCCACTCCCCGGTGCGAGGGAGGCTCCAAGATCTGCCCGTCCGGGAGGGGCCCTCGTCAGGGGGATACGACCAACTCGGATACGCAGAGTCTCCAGTCCTGGTCTGCGTAAGCCCGTGAC contains:
- a CDS encoding IS110 family transposase, whose product is MDEQSPRVVIGMDPHKPSVTIEVMTADEALVGGGRFGTDADGYGRLLAYARAWPHRVWAVEGCAGIGKHVADRLVADGEDVVDVPAKMSARVRIFTTGQGRKTDATDAHSIALVGVRMTGLRPVVNDEQLEILRMCVDRRRSLGEEHTRKVCQLHKLLLELIPGGAKTFLSAAQAKELLKKVRPTTAAGKVRKAHALELTADLATIYARTKAADKELKALGRVVSKG